The proteins below are encoded in one region of Garra rufa chromosome 12, GarRuf1.0, whole genome shotgun sequence:
- the ube3a gene encoding ubiquitin-protein ligase E3A isoform X2 produces the protein MNHKDLQPSREDFRDLNYLTEEKVYEILSICSETEDYSPLIRVIGRVFSSAESLVQSFRKAKQHTKEELKSLQAKDEDKDEDEKETASGSSTAMEVEPEASASSGDGSSHGENNVQKLGPVEVSVDIDAVRRVYDRLLSNEKIEAAFLNALVYLSPNVECDLTYHNVYAADPNYLNVFIIIMENSNLHSPEYLEIALPQFCKAMSKLPLPALAKLARLWSQYGADQIRRLVETFQQLITYTVISNEFSSDNLVNEDDGVVAATKCLKMVYYANVLGGDLDMDHNEEDDDEPIPESSELTLQELLGEERRNKKGPRVDPLETELGIRASDCRKPLIPFEEFINEPLNEVLEMDKDYTFFKVETESKFSFMTCPFILNAVTKNLGLYYDNRIRMYSERRITALYSLVQGQQLNPYLRLKVRRDHIIDDALVRLEMIAMENPADLKKQLYVEFEGEQGVDEGGVSKEFFQLVVEEIFNPDIGMFTYDESTKLFWYNPSSFENEGQFTLIGIVLGLAIYNNCILDVHFPMVVYRKLMGKKGTFRDLADSHPVLYQSLKDLMEYEGNVEEDMMITFQISQTDLFGNPLMYDLKEGGDKIPVTNENRKDFVALYAEYMLNKSVEKQFKAFRRGFHMVTNESPLKYLFRPEEIELLICGSRNLDFLALEESTEYDGGYNKDSCIIKDFWETVHSFGQEQKRLFLQFTTGTDRAPVGGLGKLKMIIAKNGPDSDRLPTSHTCFNVLLLPEYSTKEKLRERLLKAITYAKGFGML, from the exons ATGAACCATAAGGACCTACAACCCTCAAGGGAGGACTTCAGAG ATCTGAATTACTTGACAGAGGAGAAGGTGTACGAAATCCTGAGCATCTGCAGTGAGACCGAGGACTATTCTCCTCTAATCCGTGTCATCGGTAGGGTTTTCTCAAGCGCAGAGAGTCTAGTCCAGAGTTTCCGCAAAGCGAAACAACACACCAAGGAAGAGCTCAAGTCCCTTCAGGCAAAGGATGAGGACAAGGATGAAGATGAAAAAGAAACGGCCTCTGGTTCATCCACAGCCATGGAGGTGGAACCCGAAGCCTCTGCGTCAAGTGGAGACGGATCGTCTCACGGAGAAAACAACGTCCAAAAGTTGGGTCCCGTAGAAGTTTCTGTAGACATTGATGCGGTAAGAAGAGTGTACGACAGACTATTATCGAACGAGAAGATTGAAGCAGCATTCCTCAACGCGTTAGTCTACCTGTCGCCCAACGTAGAGTGTGACCTCACCTATCACAACGTGTACGCCGCCGACCCTAATTACCTGAAcgtcttcatcatcatcatggaGAACAGTAACCTCCACAGTCCAGAATACTTAGAAATCGCCCTGCCGCAATTCTGCAAGGCAATGAGCAAGCTACCTCTTCCGGCTCTAGCTAAGCTTGCACGGTTGTGGTCGCAGTACGGCGCCGACCAGATCCGACGTCTGGTCGAGACTTTTCAGCAGCTTATTACCTACACGGTCATCAGCAACGAGTTCAGCAGCGACAACCTGGTTAATGAGGATGATGGTGTGGTGGCAGCCACCAAGTGCTTGAAAATGGTCTACTATGCAAATGTGCTGGGCGGCGACCTAGACATGGATCACAACGAGGAGGACGACGACGAACCGATCCCGGAGTCCAGTGAGCTGACCCTGCAGGAGCTGCTCGGCGAGGAACGACGCAATAAGAAAGGCCCTCGGGTGGATCCGCTGGAGACCGAACTGGGCATTCGTGCCTCAGATTGTCGGAAACCCCTCATCCCCTTCGAGGAGTTCATCAACGAACCGCTCAATGAGGTGCTGGAAATGGACAAAGACTACACCTTCTTCAAGGTGGAGACAGAAAGCAAGTTCTCCTTTATGACCTGCCCGTTCATCCTTAACGCTGTGACTAAGAATCTAGGCCTGTACTATGACAACCGGATCCGGATGTACAGCGAGCGCAGGATTACCGCCCTCTACAGTTTGGTCCAGGGACAACAGCTGAACCCTTACCTGCGACTCAAAGTGCGCAGAGACCACATCATAGATGACGCTCTTGTCAGG TTGGAGATGATTGCCATGGAAAACCCAGCAGACCTGAAGAAACAGCTGTATGTGGAGTTTGAGGGGGAGCAAGGAGTAGATGAAGGAGGAGTATCCAAAGAGTTCTTTCAACTGGTTGTAGAGGAGATCTTTAACCCAGATATAG GCATGTTTACCTATGATGAAAGCACAAAACTTTTCTGGTACAACCCTTCATCGTTTGAAAATGAAGGCCAGTTCACCTTGATAGGCATCGTCCTGGGCTTAGCCATCTACAATAACTGCATTCTCGATGTGCACTTCCCTATGGTGGTTTACAGAAAACTAATGGGAAAGAAAGGAACGTTTAGAGACCTCGCAGACTCTCATCCG GTTCTTTATCAGAGTCTGAAGGACCTGATGGAGTATGAAGGTAATGTGGAAGAAGACATGATGATTACCTTCCAGATCTCCCAAACAGACTTGTTTGGAAACCCACTAATGTATGATTTAAAAGAAGGAGGTGATAAAATCCCAGTTACCAATGAAAACAGAAAG GATTTTGTGGCACTCTATGCAGAGTACATGCTGAACAAAAGTGTGGAAAAACAGTTCAAGGCTTTCAGAAGAGGATTCCACATGGTCACTAATGAATCTCCGCTGAAGTATCTGTTTCGACCAGAGGAAATTGAGCTGCTTATATGTGGTAGCAGG AATCTTGACTTCCTAGCACTTGAAGAGAGTACAGAATATGATGGCGGATACAACAAAGACTCTTGCATTATTAa GGACTTCTGGGAGACTGTGCATTCATTTGGGCAGGAGCAGAAGAGGCTGTTTCTTCAGTTCACCACAG
- the ube3a gene encoding ubiquitin-protein ligase E3A isoform X1 has protein sequence MKRAAAKHLIERYYHQLTEGCGNEACTNEACGSSPGFQRMDNNAAAIKALELYKNNAKLCDPHPSKKGASSAFPENSAKGAHNFSACSNGKMNHKDLQPSREDFRDLNYLTEEKVYEILSICSETEDYSPLIRVIGRVFSSAESLVQSFRKAKQHTKEELKSLQAKDEDKDEDEKETASGSSTAMEVEPEASASSGDGSSHGENNVQKLGPVEVSVDIDAVRRVYDRLLSNEKIEAAFLNALVYLSPNVECDLTYHNVYAADPNYLNVFIIIMENSNLHSPEYLEIALPQFCKAMSKLPLPALAKLARLWSQYGADQIRRLVETFQQLITYTVISNEFSSDNLVNEDDGVVAATKCLKMVYYANVLGGDLDMDHNEEDDDEPIPESSELTLQELLGEERRNKKGPRVDPLETELGIRASDCRKPLIPFEEFINEPLNEVLEMDKDYTFFKVETESKFSFMTCPFILNAVTKNLGLYYDNRIRMYSERRITALYSLVQGQQLNPYLRLKVRRDHIIDDALVRLEMIAMENPADLKKQLYVEFEGEQGVDEGGVSKEFFQLVVEEIFNPDIGMFTYDESTKLFWYNPSSFENEGQFTLIGIVLGLAIYNNCILDVHFPMVVYRKLMGKKGTFRDLADSHPVLYQSLKDLMEYEGNVEEDMMITFQISQTDLFGNPLMYDLKEGGDKIPVTNENRKDFVALYAEYMLNKSVEKQFKAFRRGFHMVTNESPLKYLFRPEEIELLICGSRNLDFLALEESTEYDGGYNKDSCIIKDFWETVHSFGQEQKRLFLQFTTGTDRAPVGGLGKLKMIIAKNGPDSDRLPTSHTCFNVLLLPEYSTKEKLRERLLKAITYAKGFGML, from the exons AT GAAGCGAGCGGCTGCAAAGCATTTAATTGAGCGCTACTACCACCAGTTAACAGAGGGCTGTGGAAATGAGGCCTGCACGAATGAGGCATGTGGCTCTTCTCCGGGTTTCCAGCGCATGGATAACAATGCAGCGGCCATCAAGGCCCTGGAGTTATATAAGAATAATGCCAAACTGTGTGATCCTCATCCCTCTAAGAAAGGAGCCAGTTCAGCCTTCCCGGAGAACAGTGCCAAAGGAGCTCACAACTTCTCTGCTTGCAGCAACGGAAAGATGAACCATAAGGACCTACAACCCTCAAGGGAGGACTTCAGAG ATCTGAATTACTTGACAGAGGAGAAGGTGTACGAAATCCTGAGCATCTGCAGTGAGACCGAGGACTATTCTCCTCTAATCCGTGTCATCGGTAGGGTTTTCTCAAGCGCAGAGAGTCTAGTCCAGAGTTTCCGCAAAGCGAAACAACACACCAAGGAAGAGCTCAAGTCCCTTCAGGCAAAGGATGAGGACAAGGATGAAGATGAAAAAGAAACGGCCTCTGGTTCATCCACAGCCATGGAGGTGGAACCCGAAGCCTCTGCGTCAAGTGGAGACGGATCGTCTCACGGAGAAAACAACGTCCAAAAGTTGGGTCCCGTAGAAGTTTCTGTAGACATTGATGCGGTAAGAAGAGTGTACGACAGACTATTATCGAACGAGAAGATTGAAGCAGCATTCCTCAACGCGTTAGTCTACCTGTCGCCCAACGTAGAGTGTGACCTCACCTATCACAACGTGTACGCCGCCGACCCTAATTACCTGAAcgtcttcatcatcatcatggaGAACAGTAACCTCCACAGTCCAGAATACTTAGAAATCGCCCTGCCGCAATTCTGCAAGGCAATGAGCAAGCTACCTCTTCCGGCTCTAGCTAAGCTTGCACGGTTGTGGTCGCAGTACGGCGCCGACCAGATCCGACGTCTGGTCGAGACTTTTCAGCAGCTTATTACCTACACGGTCATCAGCAACGAGTTCAGCAGCGACAACCTGGTTAATGAGGATGATGGTGTGGTGGCAGCCACCAAGTGCTTGAAAATGGTCTACTATGCAAATGTGCTGGGCGGCGACCTAGACATGGATCACAACGAGGAGGACGACGACGAACCGATCCCGGAGTCCAGTGAGCTGACCCTGCAGGAGCTGCTCGGCGAGGAACGACGCAATAAGAAAGGCCCTCGGGTGGATCCGCTGGAGACCGAACTGGGCATTCGTGCCTCAGATTGTCGGAAACCCCTCATCCCCTTCGAGGAGTTCATCAACGAACCGCTCAATGAGGTGCTGGAAATGGACAAAGACTACACCTTCTTCAAGGTGGAGACAGAAAGCAAGTTCTCCTTTATGACCTGCCCGTTCATCCTTAACGCTGTGACTAAGAATCTAGGCCTGTACTATGACAACCGGATCCGGATGTACAGCGAGCGCAGGATTACCGCCCTCTACAGTTTGGTCCAGGGACAACAGCTGAACCCTTACCTGCGACTCAAAGTGCGCAGAGACCACATCATAGATGACGCTCTTGTCAGG TTGGAGATGATTGCCATGGAAAACCCAGCAGACCTGAAGAAACAGCTGTATGTGGAGTTTGAGGGGGAGCAAGGAGTAGATGAAGGAGGAGTATCCAAAGAGTTCTTTCAACTGGTTGTAGAGGAGATCTTTAACCCAGATATAG GCATGTTTACCTATGATGAAAGCACAAAACTTTTCTGGTACAACCCTTCATCGTTTGAAAATGAAGGCCAGTTCACCTTGATAGGCATCGTCCTGGGCTTAGCCATCTACAATAACTGCATTCTCGATGTGCACTTCCCTATGGTGGTTTACAGAAAACTAATGGGAAAGAAAGGAACGTTTAGAGACCTCGCAGACTCTCATCCG GTTCTTTATCAGAGTCTGAAGGACCTGATGGAGTATGAAGGTAATGTGGAAGAAGACATGATGATTACCTTCCAGATCTCCCAAACAGACTTGTTTGGAAACCCACTAATGTATGATTTAAAAGAAGGAGGTGATAAAATCCCAGTTACCAATGAAAACAGAAAG GATTTTGTGGCACTCTATGCAGAGTACATGCTGAACAAAAGTGTGGAAAAACAGTTCAAGGCTTTCAGAAGAGGATTCCACATGGTCACTAATGAATCTCCGCTGAAGTATCTGTTTCGACCAGAGGAAATTGAGCTGCTTATATGTGGTAGCAGG AATCTTGACTTCCTAGCACTTGAAGAGAGTACAGAATATGATGGCGGATACAACAAAGACTCTTGCATTATTAa GGACTTCTGGGAGACTGTGCATTCATTTGGGCAGGAGCAGAAGAGGCTGTTTCTTCAGTTCACCACAG